The Irregularibacter muris genome segment TTATTAAGATTTCCTGTCATCTCGAAAAGATCGCCATATTTTCGAATGCGCTCTCTCCGGCTTTGAAGTGGAATTTCATAGAGGTCTGCAATAAAATTGATATATTGAATCCCTGTTAAGTGCTCATATAAATCGGGATTATCGGGTATATATGCCAGCATAGATTTACATTTTAAAGGGTCTTTTTTGATGGAGTACCCACCAATGAAGATCTCCCCAAATTCAAAAGGGTGTATCCCTACAATGGCTTTAATTGTAGAAGTTTTTCCTGCCCCGTTTGCACCGATAAAACCATAAATATCTCCGGTCTCAATTTTTAGGCTAAGACAATCCACAGCTTTTTTTCCTCCCGTATAAATTTTAGTAAGGTCTTTAATCTCTAACATAATATTTCCTCCTTGTTTTACTGACAAATTGTCAGTATGGTTTAAAAAATAAAAAGCTTTCTCGTCGATAGAATGCTTCATTGAAAACTGACAAATTGTCAGTTTAATATTTAAAATTATCCCCATGAGGGACCTCATTGGGACAATAAATTAAGGAAAAATAGGTTCAGACACACCTAAAGTTCGCTCTAGTATTTTCTTAAAGCTGGTAAGATATTGTTCTAATTCTTTATCATTTTTGCATTTGATTTTTACATCATTAGAAACAAAAGTATAACCGGTCATCAAAAATTCCGAGGTTTCCATCGGATGGCTCACATGAAAAGTACCCTCTTGATTTCCTTGCTCAATAATATGTGAAAAGTAAATAGTAATGGTGTTGGCCATCTTATGATAGAAACGGTCAAGCATATAACGATTTTCTTCTAAATTAATACTTTGTTGAAGGCCTTTTTTTTCTTCGGTTATTTCGGCAGGACTGATTATTGTCATTTCAATAAATTTACCTACCTTTTCAATAGCAGTATATTCCTTTGCGTATGCTAGCGTGTTCAACTGAAAAAGCAGAGGTTGGCTAAATTTCTCTACAAGACAAAACAAGATATCTTCTTTGTTTTTAAAATGATAGTAAAGCAAACCACGAGATATTTTTAATTGGTCTATAATATCTTGAGTTGTTGTATTCAAATACCCTTTAGAAGTAAACAGTCTTAACGCGGCTGTCATAATTTCTGCTCTACGAATTGAAGGTTCTTTCATATCTCTCACTAAAACACCTC includes the following:
- a CDS encoding ABC transporter ATP-binding protein, with the translated sequence MLEIKDLTKIYTGGKKAVDCLSLKIETGDIYGFIGANGAGKTSTIKAIVGIHPFEFGEIFIGGYSIKKDPLKCKSMLAYIPDNPDLYEHLTGIQYINFIADLYEIPLQSRRERIRKYGDLFEMTGNLNKVISSYSHGMKQRTAIIAALVHQPKLLILDEPFVGLDPKATFTLKQVMNELVTNGGAIFFSTHVLDVAEKLCNKIAIIKQGQLVSSGWTEEVKGNQSLESIFMEVQADE
- a CDS encoding TetR/AcrR family transcriptional regulator gives rise to the protein MKEPSIRRAEIMTAALRLFTSKGYLNTTTQDIIDQLKISRGLLYYHFKNKEDILFCLVEKFSQPLLFQLNTLAYAKEYTAIEKVGKFIEMTIISPAEITEEKKGLQQSINLEENRYMLDRFYHKMANTITIYFSHIIEQGNQEGTFHVSHPMETSEFLMTGYTFVSNDVKIKCKNDKELEQYLTSFKKILERTLGVSEPIFP